The genomic segment TTTCCGGATAGTTACCCGGTATAACCGCCGGACGCACACAAATCAACGCTTATAGGGGGCCGCTTCTAACCGGGGAACGTCAGGAGACTACGGAATGAGCGAATGGATCGCAATCGGTGCGTTGGCCGTCGTCGCAGTCGGCATCCCGCTCGGGATGATGGCTGTCTCGGCGATTCTACGGCCAAGCGTGCCGGAACAGGGAAAAAGTGCCACGTACGAGAGCGGTGAGATACCGACGGGTTCGGCGCGCGTCCAGTTCAATATCCAGTACTACATGGTCGCGCTGCTGTTCGTCGTGTTCGACATCGAAACCGTGCTCATCTTCCCGTGGACCGTCATCTACCGGTCCGCGCTGAGCCAGGGTGCGAGTCTGACGGAGGTCCTGCTGCCGATGCTCGTTT from the Halogeometricum rufum genome contains:
- a CDS encoding NADH-quinone oxidoreductase subunit A, translating into MSEWIAIGALAVVAVGIPLGMMAVSAILRPSVPEQGKSATYESGEIPTGSARVQFNIQYYMVALLFVVFDIETVLIFPWTVIYRSALSQGASLTEVLLPMLVFIGVLVVGLAWAWRNGAVEWVKSPLAKRRKTERQDA